Proteins encoded by one window of Arachis ipaensis cultivar K30076 chromosome B04, Araip1.1, whole genome shotgun sequence:
- the LOC110271500 gene encoding uncharacterized protein LOC110271500, whose protein sequence is MARNKEFIDLKATSSKNLLRQFEAKRQRIVTERKKYEMEAAAANDKEKYERRVDEPESQLEMRATKGQKKSTSKKLDFSHLQSTFDSISKRTNSTPTTLEVHPNIPS, encoded by the exons ATGGCAAG GAATAAGGAATTTATTGATCTTAAAGCTACATCAAGTAAGAATTTGCTTAGACAATTCGAGGCTAAGAGACAAAGGATTGTAACTGAACGCAAGAAATATGAAATGGAAGCTGCAGCTGCTAATGACAAGGAGAAATATGAGCGAAGGGTGGATGAACCAGAAAGTCAATTGGAGATGCGTGCAACCAAAGGGCAGAAGAAATCCACATCAAAGAAGCTGGATTTTAGTCATCTGCAAAGCACATTCGATTCTATTAGCAAAAGGACTAACTCCACGCCTACCACCTTGGAAGTACATCCAAACATTCCATCGTAA